DNA sequence from the Aulosira sp. FACHB-615 genome:
ATTTTTGACTTACAGCTAGATACTGCATATTTTGATTAAATATGGCTATTCCTATCGAAGCAGATTCAATGGTTTGATAGAGAGCGATCGCTAGTGGATTGTCATTGATATCTGTTGTCGCTAAAGATTGAATATCTGGGAACATTGTTGGCTCTGGTGTCTGACTCATGCTTTTTGATTACTCATTCTCTTGAAAGTCCGCACAGGGGGAATCTGCCCAGAAATTTGCGGGTTTATCTTCTGAATCAGCAATGTTGTTTTGTGAAGTGATGAGTGTTAACCAATCTACTTCATACCCAGAGTTCCCTAAAAATATTCAAAACTAACAAACAACAAAATTGAGATTATTTTTGTAGAATAACTCAATAAAATTACATCTTTTGTTAACTATTTATATAATTGTGTTATACAAAATCGATATTAAGAAGCATATACTGAGAATGCCTTTGCAGGCTAATTAGAGACGTTACACTTAACGTCTCTACTTGCAGTCTGAGGGGTTTAATATGCTATTCAACTCGAAATAATTTGCACTTTACTTGCTGCTGTTGTTGCTTTTTCTCTTGCTTGCTGCACATTCTCAGCCTTAGCTAAAGCAACACCCATACGGCGATAAGGATGAGCCGAAGGTTTACCAAATAATTTTATATCGACATCTTTTTCGGCTAAAGCTTCAGCCACACCAATAAAGTTTATTGAGTCTGATTTTTCGGCAGCTAAAATTACTGCACTAGCTGAAGGGCCAAACTGTTCAATATGAGGAATAGGTAAGCCTAAAACCGCCCGCAAATGTAATTCAAATTCATTCAAATTCTGAGAAATTAATGTCACCATACCTGTATCATGGGGTCGTGGTGAAAGTTCCGAAAAAATTACCTCATCTTTAGTGATAAAAAATTCCACCCCAAAAATTCCGGCTCCACCTAAAGCGTCGGTGACTTTTTTAGCTATAGCTTGAGATTGTAAGATTTTATCTTCCGGTATACCTGCTGGTTGCCAAGACTCTTGATAGTCGCCTCTTTCTTGACGATGACCAATAGGTGAACAAAAGATTGTTGGCGCATTCCATTGCTTAATTGTCAGCAATGTAATCTCAATTTCAAAGTTAATAAATTCCTCAACAATGACTTTTTGACTATCACCTCTAGAATTTGCGATCGCATAATTCCACGCCTTTTCCACCTCATCTTGATTCGCAACTACAGATTGACCTTTTCCAGAAGATGACATTACAGGTTTAACTACATTGGGAAAGCCAATTTCATCGGAGATTGCAATTAATTCTTCTAGAGTTATAGCATAACCATATTTAGCCGTTCTAATGCCTAACTCTTTGTGTGCCAATTCCCGAATTCTGTCGCGGTTCATTGTGTAGTTAGTCGCCGCCGCCGTCGGAATAACTGTAATCCCTCTTTGTTCAAATTCTAGTAACTTTTCAGTTCTAATTGCTTCAATTTCTGGTATTATCAAATCGGGCTGATGCTTTGTCACCACTGCTTCTAAATCATCAGCACTCAGCATAGAAATTACTTCCGCACAATCAGCAACCTGCATCGCTGGCGCATTTGCATAGCGGTCAACAGCAATTACATAATTACCCAACCGTTGCGCCGCAATCACAAATTCCTTACCGAGTTCACCTGAACCCAACAGCATCAGTTTTTTCGGCAACTTAAGAGAATCACTCATCAATTTATCCAGAAAATTTTCAGTATCATCATCTTATAATTTTTTGGATTTTAATTATCATTATTTTAAATGAGTGAACTTAGCCCCGCGCAACTTTAAATCTTGATACTGTAACTGAGTTAAACCACTACCTTCACCCAACTGACATCCTTCTACTAAAGCCTCTGTCCAAATAGTTTCATTAAGGGTTGCGCCTGTTAGATCAGCGTTGCGTAAGTCAGCTTTAGTAAAATTAGCAAATAGGAGATCAGCATTAACTAAACTACTATTTTGTAGATTTGCATTAGTTAAGTTACCTCTAATAAAATTTACTTCCTCTAATATCAAACTAGATAAATCAGCACCAACTAAATTAGGAAACTTTAGTTGTTGAGGATTTTGTAAAAATCGCATCATACAAACTATATTAGCTTCATTTAATTTAATTTCACTTAAAAAAGTATAACGACCTATTCCTAATGATTTGAGAGTTTGTAGGCGTTGTTGAGGATTTTTTTCTAAAAATTGAATTGCACTTTCTCGTAATTCCTGAGTTTGTAAATTAATCATTATATCTAATATTAATAGCTGAAAACTATCTTTTTATAGGTAGTATTATATCAATTGTCGTACCTTTATTAATCAGAGAAACACATTTAATCGAGCCACCATGTTGCTCTACAATAATTTGATGACAAATAGATAAACCTAAACCTGTGCCTCGCCCAACAGCTTTAGTAGTAAAGAAAGGTTTAAAAATGCTTTGGCAAATTTGTTCATTCATGCCACAACCATTATCAGTAACTGAGATAGTAACTTGATTTTCCTGGGATTGAAATGTCCGAATCCAAATAGTTGCTGCCTCATCGAGATTACTATCGGGGGTTACTTCTTTTTCAATTAAAGCATCAATAGCATTATTAATTAAATTCAGAAATACTTGATTTAAAAGACGAGGATTACAATAAATTTGTGGTATTGTGCCGTAATCTTTAATGATTGAAATAGGTTTGCTATTACTTGCAAAGCGGTTAAGTCTGTGCTGTAAAATTACAAGTGTACTATCAATACCTTGATGAATATCAGCTTTTTTGTATTCCGATTCATTTAACCGCGAAAAACTAGAGAGTGATTCAACAATTTCACTAATTCTAGTTGTGCCAGACTCCATTGAGTCTAAGAGTTTTGGCAAATCAAGATGGATAAAACTTATATCACTCTTAGCAAGAGCTTTAGCAATTTTGTCATCTGGGTTAGGATACACAGCAGCATAAGTATCTAGAAGATTGAGTAAGTCATTAGTATATTGGCGCAAATATTGTAAATTACCATAAATAAAACTGATGGGGTTATTAATTTCATGGGCAACGCCAGCTACCATTTTTCCTAACGCCAACATAGTTTCGCGTTGAATTAATTGCATTTGCGATTGCTGAGTTTCTGTTAATTGAGATAGGGCTGATTCTGCATTATCTTTAGCTATGCGGTATTGTTCTTGTACTAAAAATAATCGTTGTAGTGTTTGATAGTAAGTATTCACACTAAACAGCACAAATAATGAACCAAAAAAGAACACCATGCCCGTTAGCAATGGTATCCAGTCAAACAGCTTGTTAATTGTTAAGTAAATACATAATAAATAACCACCCAGAAAAAAGACCATGAGCGAAAACATAACTCGCCAATTGAGTTTATCTGATTCTGTCTTGAAAAATCTGAGAATTTTTCGCGTCTTGATAATGGATAATCCCATTATTCCAGCACCAAGACTAATCAAGGTGACAATCAAAGACAGAATCATTGGAGAACTTAACATAGTATTCAGCCAAAATTAACGGCAACAGAACCTATACCATCGCTAAACACATAGGGAAATATTCATTTTGATTCGACTGTATCAAAGCAATTCAAGTAATATCATGTCCGTTTGATTACTTACTAAAACCTCTAAACCCCACCCCGCCAAAGCTACGCTTTGTCTCCCGTCCCTATTGAGGGGGAGAATTTGGGGGTGGGGTGTAATGATTCCAGGAATTATAAATAATTAAACGAACTTGATTTGACTGGAATGGCAGATACGCTATTAAATAGCAGAATCATAATCTAATCATAGAAATGCCCTCACCAAAGGGCAAGGGCTGACAGACTCTACCAGGATAAATCAGAAAAACTTCAAGAAAGCTTCATTAATTTTAAGATTCGATTTCGGCTAATTCTAACCAGCGTTCTGTAGCGGTATCAATTGCTTGTTTGAGATTTTCTACTTGTTCGTAAAGTTTCTGGACTTGGCTATAGTTCCCTGGCGCAACTTTATTCATAGCTGCTTCGGCTTCGGATTTTTCGGCTTCTAGTTGAGAAATTTTAGCTTCTAATTGTTCAAATTCGCGTTTCTCCCAATTGGATAACCGACGGCGTTTTTTGGTTTCGCTATCTTTAGTTTGAGTGGCTGTTTGTGCTGTGGAATTTTTGGATTTTTCTTGAGTTTTAGCTGCTTCTTGTTGTGCTGCTTCTTCGGCTTTTTTATAATCGAGATAAACTGAATAATTCCCCGGATATTGCCGGATATTTCCACCTTCTTCTAAGGCAAAGATTGTGTCTACTGTACGGTCTAAAAAGTAGCGATCGTGCGAAACTACAATTACACTCCCAGAAAAGTCTTCTAAATAGTCTTCTAAGACTGCCAATGTCTGAACATCTAAATCATTGGTAGGTTCGTCTAAGATTAAAACATTGGGCGCACTTATTAATATACGCAATAAAAATAAGCGGCGTTTTTCGCCACCAGAAAGTTTATGAATTGGTGCATACTGTTGGTTTCCAGGAAAGAGAAACCTTTCTAACATTTGGGATGCAGTAATTTTTGTGCCATCGGCAATTTGCACAAATTCGCCTTCTTCTTTGATATAGTCAATCACGCGCTGATTTTCATTCAAAGCTGTGAGCAATTCTTCGGAGTGTTGGTCAAAATAACCAATGTGAATTGTCGAACCAATCTCTACATTACCAGAATCTGGCTGTATACGTCCGGTAATCATATTCATTAAAGTAGACTTACCTGCGCCGTTACCGCCAATAATACCAATGCGGTCTTCGGGGCTGAATTCGTAAGTAAAATCTTTAATGAGAGTTCTATCGTTATAAGCTTTAGAAATATTCTGGATGTCAATAACTTTTTTGCCAATGCGACGGCTAACTGTGGAAATATCTACTTTACCTAAACCTTGTTTAAATTCAGTTTCGCGCATAGCATGGACACGCTGAATTCTGGCTTTTTGTTTGGTACTTCTAGCTTTGGGGCCACGCTTTAACCATTCTAATTCTCGCCGCAATACTCCTTGATGTTTGCGTTGAGTGCTGGCGGCTGATTCTTCGGCTAGGGCTTTCTTTTCGAGATAATATGAATAGTTACCTGTGTAAGTGTAAATGTCGCCTCTATCGATTTCGATGATGCGATTGGTGACTTTATCTAAGAAGTAGCGATCGTGTGTGATTAAGAATAATGCACCGCGAAAGCGATTTAAATAACTTTGTAACCATTCTACAGATAGTGCATCTAGATGGTTGGTTGGCTCATCCATCAGTAAAACATCGGGTTCTGCAAGCAAGGCTGTGGCTAAGGCTATACGTTTACGATATCCCCCTGATAATGTGGCGATGGGTGCATCAAAATCGGCAATTCCTAATTTTGTCAGAATTATTTTCGCGTTAGTTTCTAATTCCCATGCGCCTGTTGCGTCCATTCTTTGCATAACAACAGAAAGACGAGACATTAACTGACTATCTTCGGGATAATGGGCGAGTTTATCTGATAGTTCTTCATACTCGCGTACCAATATCATTTGTTCGCCACTGTCAGCAAAAACTTGTTCTAAAACTGTGCGACTTTCGTCTAAATCTGGTTGTTGGGGTAAGTAGATGATTTTTGCACCGGAGTTGGTGATAATTTGCCCACTATCAACTGTTTCTAGTCCGGCAATCATTTTTAATAGTGTTGATTTACCAGAACCATTAGTACCAATTAAGCCAACTTTATCATTAGCATCAATGCTAAAGTTTGCGTCTTTTAATATTTCTTTGATACCAAAATCTTTTTTAACAGATTGGAGCGTAATAATACTCATAATATAGATTTGTTATTTGCGATCGCCAGTCAGTAGGCAAGGTTCTTACCTTACCTACATTGTCCCAAATTTTAGGCAAATAAATCGAGGGGTAGATGTCCATACATTTCGTTGATTCCTCTTTCATCATAAGATTGGCAAGATACTAATACACCGCGATGATGTCCAGCGTAGGAATCAAGGTAGCACAGACCATTTTTGCCGTTTAATTTGATATAGACTGGCCCTTCGGTGGTGGGTAAATCGGTCGGGACTCCATAACCTAAAGCCCGTGAGTAAGTTTTCATCGCCAGTAGGGCTTCGGCGGCGGTGTCAGCACAAATTCCTAATATTTGATAGTCAGAAAGTTTGGTAATTAAGATTAAAGACTGACGCACCAAGGCTTTTTCGGCATTATCAAGGACTGGGGCAATATCTAAACAGTTGAATTTGTTGAGGAATTTTCGAGCATCAGCAACAGTCAGGGGGAGTTGGTTGGAGTTTGGCATAGATTTAATCATGGTTTTCGAGAATTTGCCTTTTGTGTGAGGTGAACAGAATCAATTTTAGATTGGGGATTTTGATCTTATCTTCAGCTACAAAGGGAAACAATTTGAGTGGGTAAGTTTCCTGGTATAAAGCCAAAAAATCTACAATCTGTAATCTAAAAGTGGCACTGTGAAATATATGGCAGCCCTATTGGATATCTGAACAAAAAAGACAAGGGAAGGTAGACAAGGCAGAGATGTTTGTAAATCATTGATGATTGGATATTTGGTTAATTTACCTAAATTATGGTTGATTAGGAACATTCCCCAGGTTGAAAATAAAGGGTACACTGCTTTGAGATTTATCACCCATAACCAAAACTTTTGGCATTTGTGCGCCACCTGTTTTCCATGCTTCAATTGCTTCTTTTTGCAAAACTAACTGTCCACCTTGAGCTTTGAGTGTCTCGGCTAAAAGTCTTTGTGCTTCGGCTTTACCTTTAGCGCGATTAATTTCTGCCTGGGCTTCTTGTTCTGCTTCTCTGGCTATATAAACGGCTCTTTGGGCGCGTTGTTCGGCAATTTGTTTTTCTTCTACGGCTCTGGCAAATTCGGGCGAGAAAGTCAAGTCAACTACACTAGTATCTAGCACAATTATTCCGTATTTGTCTAAGCGATCGCCTAACGCATTATCAAAGTCTTCTTTTAGTTCACTCCGTTTAGTAATAGCCTCTTCTACTGTTCTTTTGGCTGCTGCAATTTTAAATGCTTCTTGGGTTTGGGGAGCAATGATTTTTGATACTATATTTTCTAAACTTCCTTGTTTTCTTCTCACTTCTACTACCTGTGAAGGATCAAGACGGAAGTTAATGGCGAATCGTGCCGATAAATTTTGTAAATCTTTGGTGGAACTTTCGGCTGGAACTTCAAATTTCTGCACTGTTAAATCATACACATCGATCACGGAAATCAAAGGCGGTTTCAAATGAATCCCCTCCAATAAAGCACCATCTCTAGCTTTACCCAAAATACTAATCACGCCTGCTTGCCCTGGATTGATAATGATAAAGGCATTCAGCCCAATAATCACCAGTATTCCTAACAAAATTCCTAAAGTTGTAGTTTGCCAATTGCCAAATTGTTGATTTCTCAAGGTTGTATCTCCTTTTGGATTTTCCCGCAACTCCAGTATGATTGTGAGACTTTATTTGCCTGTTAAGGCTGGCTAAATTCTACAAAAGTCAGATACTTCCTCTCCGTGTTATCATCAAATGCACACAATTTTAAACGACTGTGGCTATAGCATTTAATTCTCGTCAGATATTAAACCAGCGTAGACATTCAGTGCATCCCCTCCATCGCCTGCTTGACTACGGACACCAGTATCGTAAACAAATCTGGTTGGCAATTGGTTGTTCTGTTCTGAACAAACTGTTTGATTTAGCGCCACCGGGGTTAATTGGCGTAGCGGTGGATGTAGTAGTCAAACAGCAGGATTCTATCATTGCCCAGTTGGGTGTCAAAGATGTCTTTGGACAATTTTTAATTATTTCCCTACTCACGGTTGTCATCTGGATACTAGAGTCAGTTTTTGAGTACGCTTACGCCAAACTTTGGCGCAATTTGGCGCAAAATATTCAGCATAACCTGAGACTGGATGCTTATAACCATCTACAAGATTTGGAATTAGCTTATTTTGAAGAACGCAGTACTGGTGGTTTGATGTCCATCCTTAGTGATGATATCAACCAACTAGAGCGTTTTTTAGATGTGGGAGCTAATGACATTATCCAGGTAGCCACGACAGTAGTCATTATTGGTGGAGCTTTCTTTATCTTGGCTCCTAGTGTAGCGTGGATGGCGATGTCGCCGATGCCCTTTATTCTTTGGGGTTCCTTTGCTTTTCAACGCCTGCTTGCACCGCGTTACGCTGATGTGCGCGAAAAGGTAGGTTATTTAAATGGGCGACTAGTAAATAATTTAAGTGGGATTACTACTATTAAAAGTTTTACCGCCGAAGATTATGAAAGCTATCGTTTAGCCCAAGACAGTGAAGCTTACAAAAAAAGTAACTCGAAAGCAATTAAACTCTCGGCTGCATTTGTTCCCCTGATTCGGATGCTGATTTTAGTTGGTTTCACCGCATTACTATTATATGGTGGAATGGCTGCGGTTGCAGGACAAATGACTGTTGGCACTTACAGCGTGTTGGTGTTTTTAATTCAACGGTTGTTGTGGCCTTTAACTAGGTTAGGTGATACCTTTGACCAATATCAACGGGCGATGGCTTCAACTAACCGCGTGATGAATTTATTAGATACACCAATTGCAATTCATCCCGGAAATGTAGCCTTACCTGTGGAGAATGTGCGCGGCGAAGTACAGTTTAAAAATGTGACTTTTGCCTATAAAGATAGATTATCGGTAATTACTGATTTATCTTTGCTGATTCCGGCTGGTAAAACCATCGCCATTGTTGGTTCAACAGGTTCCGGTAAAAGTACTTTGGTGAAGCTGTTACTGCGGTTTTATGAGGTGGAAAATGGCAGTATTACGGTAGATGGAGTGGATATTCAAGATTTAGGTTTGCGTGATTTACGCCGTTGTATTGGCTTAGTTAGCCAAGATGTGTTTCTTTTTCATGGTACGGTAGCGGAGAATATTGCTTAC
Encoded proteins:
- a CDS encoding ABC transporter transmembrane domain-containing protein, whose amino-acid sequence is MAIAFNSRQILNQRRHSVHPLHRLLDYGHQYRKQIWLAIGCSVLNKLFDLAPPGLIGVAVDVVVKQQDSIIAQLGVKDVFGQFLIISLLTVVIWILESVFEYAYAKLWRNLAQNIQHNLRLDAYNHLQDLELAYFEERSTGGLMSILSDDINQLERFLDVGANDIIQVATTVVIIGGAFFILAPSVAWMAMSPMPFILWGSFAFQRLLAPRYADVREKVGYLNGRLVNNLSGITTIKSFTAEDYESYRLAQDSEAYKKSNSKAIKLSAAFVPLIRMLILVGFTALLLYGGMAAVAGQMTVGTYSVLVFLIQRLLWPLTRLGDTFDQYQRAMASTNRVMNLLDTPIAIHPGNVALPVENVRGEVQFKNVTFAYKDRLSVITDLSLLIPAGKTIAIVGSTGSGKSTLVKLLLRFYEVENGSITVDGVDIQDLGLRDLRRCIGLVSQDVFLFHGTVAENIAYGTFDATTEEIIQAAKVAEAHEFIQNLPQGYETIVGERGQKLSGGQRQRIAIARAVLKNPPILILDEATSAVDNETEAAIQRSLEKITVDRTTIAIAHRLSTIRNADCIYVMEYGQLVESGTHEELLEKNGVYASLWRVQSGLR
- a CDS encoding pentapeptide repeat-containing protein, producing the protein MINLQTQELRESAIQFLEKNPQQRLQTLKSLGIGRYTFLSEIKLNEANIVCMMRFLQNPQQLKFPNLVGADLSSLILEEVNFIRGNLTNANLQNSSLVNADLLFANFTKADLRNADLTGATLNETIWTEALVEGCQLGEGSGLTQLQYQDLKLRGAKFTHLK
- a CDS encoding DUF1824 family protein, which codes for MPNSNQLPLTVADARKFLNKFNCLDIAPVLDNAEKALVRQSLILITKLSDYQILGICADTAAEALLAMKTYSRALGYGVPTDLPTTEGPVYIKLNGKNGLCYLDSYAGHHRGVLVSCQSYDERGINEMYGHLPLDLFA
- a CDS encoding ABC-F family ATP-binding cassette domain-containing protein translates to MSIITLQSVKKDFGIKEILKDANFSIDANDKVGLIGTNGSGKSTLLKMIAGLETVDSGQIITNSGAKIIYLPQQPDLDESRTVLEQVFADSGEQMILVREYEELSDKLAHYPEDSQLMSRLSVVMQRMDATGAWELETNAKIILTKLGIADFDAPIATLSGGYRKRIALATALLAEPDVLLMDEPTNHLDALSVEWLQSYLNRFRGALFLITHDRYFLDKVTNRIIEIDRGDIYTYTGNYSYYLEKKALAEESAASTQRKHQGVLRRELEWLKRGPKARSTKQKARIQRVHAMRETEFKQGLGKVDISTVSRRIGKKVIDIQNISKAYNDRTLIKDFTYEFSPEDRIGIIGGNGAGKSTLMNMITGRIQPDSGNVEIGSTIHIGYFDQHSEELLTALNENQRVIDYIKEEGEFVQIADGTKITASQMLERFLFPGNQQYAPIHKLSGGEKRRLFLLRILISAPNVLILDEPTNDLDVQTLAVLEDYLEDFSGSVIVVSHDRYFLDRTVDTIFALEEGGNIRQYPGNYSVYLDYKKAEEAAQQEAAKTQEKSKNSTAQTATQTKDSETKKRRRLSNWEKREFEQLEAKISQLEAEKSEAEAAMNKVAPGNYSQVQKLYEQVENLKQAIDTATERWLELAEIES
- a CDS encoding sensor histidine kinase; protein product: MLSSPMILSLIVTLISLGAGIMGLSIIKTRKILRFFKTESDKLNWRVMFSLMVFFLGGYLLCIYLTINKLFDWIPLLTGMVFFFGSLFVLFSVNTYYQTLQRLFLVQEQYRIAKDNAESALSQLTETQQSQMQLIQRETMLALGKMVAGVAHEINNPISFIYGNLQYLRQYTNDLLNLLDTYAAVYPNPDDKIAKALAKSDISFIHLDLPKLLDSMESGTTRISEIVESLSSFSRLNESEYKKADIHQGIDSTLVILQHRLNRFASNSKPISIIKDYGTIPQIYCNPRLLNQVFLNLINNAIDALIEKEVTPDSNLDEAATIWIRTFQSQENQVTISVTDNGCGMNEQICQSIFKPFFTTKAVGRGTGLGLSICHQIIVEQHGGSIKCVSLINKGTTIDIILPIKR
- the purT gene encoding formate-dependent phosphoribosylglycinamide formyltransferase — encoded protein: MSDSLKLPKKLMLLGSGELGKEFVIAAQRLGNYVIAVDRYANAPAMQVADCAEVISMLSADDLEAVVTKHQPDLIIPEIEAIRTEKLLEFEQRGITVIPTAAATNYTMNRDRIRELAHKELGIRTAKYGYAITLEELIAISDEIGFPNVVKPVMSSSGKGQSVVANQDEVEKAWNYAIANSRGDSQKVIVEEFINFEIEITLLTIKQWNAPTIFCSPIGHRQERGDYQESWQPAGIPEDKILQSQAIAKKVTDALGGAGIFGVEFFITKDEVIFSELSPRPHDTGMVTLISQNLNEFELHLRAVLGLPIPHIEQFGPSASAVILAAEKSDSINFIGVAEALAEKDVDIKLFGKPSAHPYRRMGVALAKAENVQQAREKATTAASKVQIISS
- a CDS encoding prohibitin family protein yields the protein MRNQQFGNWQTTTLGILLGILVIIGLNAFIIINPGQAGVISILGKARDGALLEGIHLKPPLISVIDVYDLTVQKFEVPAESSTKDLQNLSARFAINFRLDPSQVVEVRRKQGSLENIVSKIIAPQTQEAFKIAAAKRTVEEAITKRSELKEDFDNALGDRLDKYGIIVLDTSVVDLTFSPEFARAVEEKQIAEQRAQRAVYIAREAEQEAQAEINRAKGKAEAQRLLAETLKAQGGQLVLQKEAIEAWKTGGAQMPKVLVMGDKSQSSVPFIFNLGNVPNQP